The window AGCCTGGATAGCAGTCACTCATCTGTTTGAAACTTGCCAGTAAAATTTGTTTGCACTGCTGCCATATGTTGTAATTCTAATCGTGTTCAGTATGTATTCATTGTGTTGTAATGCTTGGTATGTTCTTTAGTAAGTTTATATGCCTATCCTGTTGTGTCCTAAGCTATAAATCATTTTGCTCAGCTTGGATAGAATAATTTATATGAGCAACAATAACTTGAATACTAGcactgcaggatgctgcagtgTACATGGCACAAGCTTGTTAGAATTCATTTTAAACGTATATTGTGttcttttgtatttcagaactTCCAATTAAAATACTGCTTATGCTGCTGTTCAGCGTTTATAGCTTCTCTTCACTGAAATCTCTGTACAGGTAATAAAAACAGACTTCACTctaaaacaaagaatgaaactACTTCTATTACAGGGAAACAGTGTCATCACAGGAGATGAACAGCACAGCAAGCTGATGCTGAAGAGTTAAATTCAAGTGTTACGGTGATGCCTCCTTTCTCAGGAGGAAAGGCTTAAGATAGGACTTCTATAGAACACCTTTGTTATGTTTGAACAACCATCCAGTTGCTCTCAGAGGGTAAATCCCAACCTCATCGCATGTGCTGGTAAAGCACAAAGGTACAACAATCCTTATTAGGATTTAATTCTGTTAGAGTGCTTACCAGAGTGCTAGTGGTTAAAATTACTGCTGTGCTTAAGCAGTGGTGCCTAGTATTTCCACGTTTATAAGGGGCAGGTTATGAATAGCATATTTCTACAACTTGTAATTTGGTTGTGGACTGTCTGAATTGTCCAGTGTGTGTTCACGGGATGCTGATCTGCTTGCTGCCCAGTCAGTCAAATACAGTGCTCGTCATTATGAATCCTGTAGCTATCACCCTGTAGCTGTCACACTCCTATTTTCTGATCTTTTCATGGCAAAGCCAAGCTGTGATGAAGGATCTGTTGGAAATGCCATAAGTCTGCATTCACCACATCAGTCACCTGCTTTTTGAAGGTCATCCTCTTTCAACCAGgctgctttttccccccccttacTACTGTGGAATCCATTAATTCCTTCTGAGGTGCTTCACAAAACAAAGGCACCTTGGAAACGGGTACAAAAACACAATAAGGGAGTTAGCTGTACTGTGTGTTTTTTGTACTGAAAGCTTGAAAGATCTAATTGTTACTTAAAGCCTTCTTATGAGCGAGTGGGTGACGTTCTCTGTGCTGGTTGTGTCACCAGAGGTAGCTGGAAAGAGGAATGTTTATTTTAGTGAgtattttaacactttttttttttataatcctTTTTGGCAGGAGGGAGAAGCCTCTCCTTAACTGGCTTGAAACGATCTACCTCATCCATCTGGTGCCTTTGGAAATCTTCTGTGAAATTGTATTTCCTCTGACCCCCTGGAAACTGCGCTTTCCTTTCGTCCCCCTGTTGCTGACCTCTGTTTACTGTGCTGTGGGTATCATGTATGCGTGGCTGAAACTTTACATCTCTGTCTTGTCTGAAAGAACTTCTGCTAGACAGAAGGCTGAGTAACATCACAGTGGTGGGAGCCATCCCAGGTTATCCCTTGGAGATGATCGAGCGCTGTGAGGGGTTGTCAGAAGGACATACTGGTTGTCTTACCAATGGCCGAATGTGTACTGTCTCCATGAGGgaggtttcttccaactctTCTGTACTGTCCAACTACATTACCTCTGACTGGAAATGCTCATCGCGGTGATGTGGCACAGTGAGATGCAGTGTAATGCAAAGAACTTTGCATTTGTACTGACTGGGAGAGGTCCGGGCTTCTGTCCTGAGCAAAACCTGCCTGACTTCCACATTGCTCTCTGTAATTTGccattctgtttttattaagaTACAAAAGGTCGTTGCTGTGTAGAGGTGAGCGTTGTCGCAGCATACGGTGGCATGTGTAAATaaaaatggggtatttttgttCTGAGCCTTTCTTGACATTTTTGGAGGGCATCCGTACCATAAGGGATGTGTTGCCTGCCTGGCTGGGAGCTTGTCCTGGTCGCCTTGCTTGCATTAATTGCTTCATGTGTGTCCCTTCAATCTCTTTCAGTATTGTTAAAGAAGTTTTACTATACCCTGATTCACTTTTGTAGGCAAGGCACGAGCTGTAGCACCATTTACAGTGCAAGGCAATCATTGAGTGCTTTACAGTGGAAGGAACCTTTATGGCCttctggtccaactcccctgctgtgaACGGAgacaccacagctccatcagtgctcacagcccgTCCGCCCTGACCGTGggtgtccccagggatggggcaccaccacctctctgtgcagcctgtgcatCCCGGCTCTTTTGgagcagaaatgtttcctaacaccCAGCGTGACCCTCCCCCGATGCCATCCCTCCGTCCTGCCGCTGTTCCCCGGCAGCAGAGGCGGACCCGCCCCGCTCGGAGCGCAGCGGAACTCGTGTTCGGGGCTCCGCGGGCGGCGGAGCGCGGGTAGCGCTGCACCGCGCGGTCACCTCTGGGCGCCGCCGCCATGCCGTTCCTCCCGGATGAGGCCCGttcgctgccgccgccgcccctcgTGAACAAGGGCTCGGTGTGGCTGGGGCTGACCGGCTGGCTGGCGGCCCTGCTGGACAACGGGTTCGCCCAGCGGCCCGTCCTGAGAGCCGGTGAGGGGCGGTGGGGCTGAGCGCTGTGGGGGGGAGCCCTGAGGTGCGGGGCTGAGAGGATCGTGAGGGGACTTGGGGTGTTGGGAGGGATACTGGGTGGGGTGAGGGGATTATGGAGGATATGGGCTGTGCGGAGCCCTGAGGTGAGGGGCTTGGGAGGCTGTGAGGGGATGTTGGGGAAATGTGAGGAGATTTGGGGGGAATTGAGGGGGCTGTGAGAGATGTGTGGTGTGGGGAGCCCTCAGGTGAGGGGCTGAGGGGGCTCTGAGGGGTATTAGAGGAATTTGAAGAGATTTGGAGGGATTGAGGGGACTCTGAATGATATGGAatgtgaggagctgaggaggcTCTGAGGGGTATTAGGGGAATTTGAAGAGATTTGGAGGGATTGAGGGGACTCTGACAGATATGGAATGGGGGGAGCCCTGAGGTGAGGGGCTTGGGGGCTGTGAGGGGACTTGGGGTGTTGGGAGGAATACTGGGGGGATTGAGGGGCTCTGagggatatgggatgtggggagCCCTGAGGtgaggggttggggggtggggaggctgtgggggGATATTGGGAGGATTGAGGGCACTGTGAGGGATGTGTCACCCTGAGgtgaggggctgggggagcCCTGAGGGGTTACTGGGGGAACGTGGGGAAATGTGGGGGGAATTGAAAGGGCTGTGAGGGATGTGTGGTGTGGGGAGCCCTGAGGTGAGGGACTGAGGGGGCTCTGAGGGGTATTAGGGGAATTTGAGGAGATCTGGGGGGATTGAGGGAACTGAGAGATACAGAATGTGGGGAGCCCTGAGGTGAGGGGCTGAGGGAATCATGAGGACTTGGGGGGGGTTGTGAGGGAGACTGCAGGGATTGAGGGGACTGTGAGGGATATAGTGGGGATTTCTGTGGGATGTGGGAGTGCTTGGAAGCAGTCTtagggatgtgggggggatatgagggggatttgggggattcTGAGGAGTCTCAGGGGTATGCAGCGGTTGGGGGAGACTgagggatggggggagagcCTGAGGTgagggatatggggtatggTGGGGAGGAGTCAGAGGAATGTTAGGAAGAACTGAGGGGGCTCAGAGGGAtgtggtggggtggggagcCCTGAGaggagggactggggggggaGATTTGGAGAGGACTGTAAGGGATATGGTGGGGAGGGTCTCTGAGGGATGTGGACCTTGGGAGGAGGACTCAGGAATGTGAGGGGGGGGGACTGGAGGAGATTATGAGGGATTTGGGGACTCGGAGGGATATGGGCAGGGGGGGAACCCTGAGGTGAGAGATAGTGGGGATATCTGGGGGGGCTTGGAGAGAGACTGTGGGGGATTAACTGGAATCTGAGGGACTTGGAGGGGTGAAGGGCCCTGACGTGCAAGACAGgatggggctgtatggggatAATTTGGGGGTTGTAATGGATATTGGAGGGATTAAGGAGAGTCTGAGGGACATAGAGGTGTGGGTAGCCCTGAGGTGAGGGATTCTGAGAGGGGATGTGGGAGGATACAGAAGGCTGGGGGGGAGTTTGGTGGCTCAGAAGGATATTGGAGGGAGCTGAGAAGACTCTGAGGGACATGGGGTGGAGATGAAAGCTCTGAACTGGGGGATATGAGAGGGTCTTTAGGGGACTCGTGGATGTGGGGCAGATTTGGAGGGGATCCTGAGGGACACAGGGGGAATGTGGGGGGACTGAGAGTTGTGGTGAGGATCTCAGGGGACTTGTGAGGGATTTGGGGGACTCGGAGATATGGACAGTGGGGAAACTCAAAGGTGAGAGAGCTATTGTGGGGGATTGAGGGGACTTTAAGGGACATGGAAGGGTAGAGAACTCAGGTGAGGGATGAGAGGCACTGAGATTCATGGGGTTGCTCAGAGGGTTGTGGGAGGGCTGTAGGGGGAATCAGagctgtgggggggatatgaggGGGACCTGAAGTTACTGTGAGAGTTACGGGGATGGTCTGAGGGGACTGAGAgtgatttggggtttttggggagGACTTGAAGATATGGAGGGATTGGGGGAGGCTcagagggatggggaggagggatggagccTTGAGGTGAGGGATATGGGTATAGGGTGTAGGGGGTCAGAGAGGGGTATGGGAGAGATTTGGGGGGGGATCAGAGGGATGTTGGAGCGTGTTAGGGGGACTCTGAGGgacatggggtgggggggatgctTTGAAAAGTAGGATATTGGGGGTACTCAGTGGGGTACTGAGGTGAGGGATGGGGGGACTTAGTAGGGAGAGACTGAGGGGGATATGGTGGAGAACCCAGGAGGAGGCATTTGAGAGGTTGGGGAATGAGGTGTTTTGtggggaggatttggggggcTCTGTGAGGGACATGCAGGGAGAAAACAACACTTCAAATCATTGCTTTGGGgtttctccctgctgcaggtgtTCACCGCCAGATCCTGTTTATTACCGTGGGGTGGTTCACTGGCTATTTCCTTGTTAAACGTGCTGAGTATGTCCACGCTAAACTGGACAGAGAGCTGCTTGATTATGTCAGGAGGCACCCTGAAGACTTTAAGGAAGCAGGTTGGTAACCTATAACCTAAAGGCTTTTTCTTTGGAAGTGACAGGTCACCAGGGAGAATTGGTTCCCTCCAGGTGTGCTGAATAAGTGCTGTCCCTCTTGGCGTCCTGAGCGTCTCGAGGCTGCAGTGCGTGTGGATGGCAAGATGTTGTGATGAGTATTCAGAAAATAAGTAGAGCAGGTGGGAAAAGGAATAATTAGAATAGCCAGAAAGCCCAGAATGCAGCCCTatggaagagaaattgcatgctGGGTTCATGCAGCAAGCCTGGAGTTGACTGTTGGTAGCAGGAGACGGGTTGTTGGTGGCTCATTAACCCTTCAAACAGGAATAGTGATGACTTCAATACGGAGGTCTTTAGGAATGATCTCAAATGCCAAGCAGGTGTTTTCCCAACCCCAGAATTGATCTCGGGTGTCCGATAAGGGTTTTCCCGACTCCGCTTGCTGCcttttgcagaaaagaaaaggatagGAGAGCTTCTGGAGGATTTCTATCCAATTCGCTGATGCTTCTGCTGAGCTGATTCTGTGCTGAGAACTCCACGGGGCTGCCTGCGGCCTTTCAGCTGCCCCTGCTCGGAAGGGGAACCATCGTTCGATctcataaaataaaacttaatgATGAAATACAGTGTTTACTCTCCTGTTAACTCTGATCCTCGCTCCTTACCTCAGTTTTTAAGTGTGAAAATGGAAGACTGCACGCATTTAAAATAACCCAGAAAGTGGGTATGTAGgctcctgcttttctttgtcatttttgcTGACTACTGGGCATGCTCTGGACCATCCCCTGTAGCCAAAGTGATGCTGTGAAAGGAATTCTGTGCTTTCCCTAATCAGTTCCCTCTCTCTATTTTGCATTCTCATGTCTGCTCGTTCTCAgtgctgccttttctttgccTGGTGATCAGGATCTGGTGTTTTTACTTCATCCCTTGCTCTGTGGATCCTGAGTCCACATACTGACCCCACCTGTTTCCAGTCATGCTGAGGatctgcagctctctgggaTTTCACTGCATGGTGCTCATCATGTCTGAAGGTGGAAGCCCTTCCACTTCTATTTAAACGTTCAAATCTGGAAATAGAAAAGCCTGAGGAAAACACTGAAGCTGTGGCCTTTAGTACAGTGCAGTCAGCAGTggtgtgatggctgtgctggtgcACTGTGGGAGgcaatgcagaaaataaagcaagggAAGAATAGAGGAATGGGAGAGCAACAGCAGAGTCTTGTGCTTTGTCAGCAGTCCCAGCACGCCCATCCCCAGGAGCAGAGCGGCTCCActctcctcctctctgctccatcCTGCTCGGCCGCCTTTGGCTCCGGTCCCGTTGGTGCTGGCCAGGCCGTGTCCCTGGCtctgtgcccccatcc of the Gallus gallus isolate bGalGal1 chromosome 1, bGalGal1.mat.broiler.GRCg7b, whole genome shotgun sequence genome contains:
- the NDUFC2 gene encoding NADH dehydrogenase [ubiquinone] 1 subunit C2 isoform 2 (isoform 2 is encoded by transcript variant 2) — its product is MPFLPDEARSLPPPPLVNKGSVWLGLTGWLAALLDNGFAQRPVLRAGVHRQILFITVGWFTGYFLVKRAEYVHAKLDRELLDYVRRHPEDFKEAELISGVR
- the NDUFC2 gene encoding NADH dehydrogenase [ubiquinone] 1 subunit C2 isoform 1 (isoform 1 is encoded by transcript variant 1), with product MPFLPDEARSLPPPPLVNKGSVWLGLTGWLAALLDNGFAQRPVLRAGVHRQILFITVGWFTGYFLVKRAEYVHAKLDRELLDYVRRHPEDFKEAEKKRIGELLEDFYPIR